The DNA segment AGAGAGCTTAAAGAGTTCTACTTGTCAGATGACTGGTGTAAAAATTCAACATTTGTCTGATGTATTGTGGTAGTGATATTACTTTGTAAATTCTCAGGTTAGCTACTAAGAACATTTGAACATAATGTAGGATATATTGGTGCCGTAAAAAAACAGTCATCGGAAATAGTAGCGCTATAAGTATTGCTATAATACTGTCTGATTCATCAGAGTTTATAAGTTTAGATAGTTGAAGTGTTGATATTATTAGTATTGCACAGTATATAAGTTATATAATAATTTTTCTAGTCAATTTTTCTTCTCATAATAAAACCAAAAGTAATTCTAACAGTAGTAATACTCAAAGCAAAAACACTTACCATAAAGACACTAGTTGATGTAGAAAGATATTAAGCACTCTGGTATTAAATGTTGAAAGCCATGACTGTACCCTTGTTCTATAAAAGAGATAAAAAAATACGCTAACGATAAATAGCATAACTATAGGTAGTTTTATAAGCTTGAGCATACTTAGTGTATCAGTAAGGAAATTAGAGTGTTTAGTTATTTGTACTGCTTGATTCATCAATCTTAGTAAATAAAAGCAAAACAAATGCCACAAAACATAAACTAGCTAGTAGTCAGTATGTGCCAATCCAGTTACTAAAAAGTATAAATATACTAAAAACAAAAAAGCATAAAAATACTACACCCTATTTGAAAGAAACCTTCTAACAATCTCATTAAACTAGCATGTGTTTTTGAATCATATGTAATGAAACTTAATAGTTGAATATACAGAAACTTTGATAAGAGCAAAAGCTACCCATATAACCTACCACCATAAACCTGCCTAATAGTTATCTTGGCAGTTAGAAAGCTATCTAAGCTAGCCATAGCAATACAATCTGTAGCAATAATTGCTAATCAGGAAGCATCGCGTTTTTATAACCAAGTCTTGTAATGAATGAACAAATAGCGAATGAAACGATTGCTATTGTTAGATCTTTGTAAGCCTCAAGAATACTTGCTTGAACTTAGGTTACTTGATATTGAGTAAACGATTGTAATATCACGATACCAACAACTAATTAAGCAAAATAGCACTAACTAATAAAGAAGATGATGAAAAGTGAAAGTTTTAGTTGTAAGTACCTCATATATACTAATAAAGAAATTGTTTCTAATTTTAGGATAAACAAAGTTATATACATAACAAGTTTTAAGGATTGGTTTAGAACTTTTTTAGTATAAAATATACATTATGATATGCTTAAAGACTAGGTATTTGATATGAGTGAGTATAAATATTGTTTAGGAATCATGTCTGGAACATCCCTAGATGGAATAGATGTTGCTTTGTGTAAGATTAGAGGTAGTGGATTAGATATTGATGTTAAATTGATAGATTTTCAAACATATCCGTATTCTGCCAAATTATTATATGATATTAAGCAATCTTTAGATTTATCAACAAGTAATGCTCAGTTATTATGTAGTCTTAATTTTAAACTTGGTATTGAATATGCAAATGCAGTAAAAAAACTAGTAGCAGCCAATAGCTTGAATTTAAAAGATATAGCGTTTATAGCAAGTCATGGCCAAACAATTTATCATCAAGCAAATAGTGATGAACAGTTTGTTAAATCATCATTACAGTTAGGAGACGCTGCGACAATTGCTTATGAATGTCAAACAATCGTAGTATCAAATTTTCGTGCTGGTGATATTGCTGCTGGAGGTAATGGTGCGCCACTTGTTCCTTATGTAGATTACATATTATATAGAGACAAAAATAAATCACGGGCTTTTCATAATATAGGTGGGATAGCAAACACGACAATTATTCGAAAAAATGCAAATATCGATGATATCTATGCTTTTGATACAGGTCCTGGAAACATGATGATAAATAGAGCTATGGAAGTATTATTTAACAGAAATTATGACAAAGATGGTGATATTGCTGCAGCTGGAATAGTTATTGTAGATATGTTACAGGAGCTTTTGGATAATTCATATCTAAAGCAGGAACCCCCTAAATCAACAGGCCGAGAACTTTTTGGAATCGAGTTTACAGATAAGATTATAGCTAAATATAAGCAAAATAGACCTGAGGATATAGTTCATACCTTGACAATGTTTACAGCAAAAAGTATTGCAGTAGCTTATCATGATTTTGTTTTTAACAAACAAAAATTAGATCAAATAATATTTACTGGCGGTGGTGCTTATAATAAGTTTTTGATAAAAACAATTTCTAATTTACTTGATGTGGAAGTTTTAACATTTGAAGATCTTGGTGAGAATAGTAATGCTAAGGAAGCCATAGCATTTGCTGTGCTAGGAAATGAGACCCTTCACCAAAACTATAATAATGTTCCAGTAGCAACTGGTGCTAAAAATAATGTCATATTGGGGCAAATTAATTTATATAAATAGTCATTTTAAATTATATTTTTTTTGGTTGAGTATAAAAAAATCTTAGGAAATTTACATGTGTTTGCAATGTTTATTATGGTTAAAAATGCACCTCATTAGGTGTTAGCTAATTTAAAGATTTTTTGGTCTATTATTCAATTTTGTAACTTTTTTAGATATTTGTGTGAAATATTATTAAAGTCAGTTCCTTTTGGAATAAATTGTCTAATGTATCTATTAATATTTTCATCCTACCTCTTTGCCAAGGACCATATAGGTCAGTAAAGAAAACTTTGATACCTATCTTATTTTATGTTTAGCAAATTATTTTACAATTATCAAATGTCGCTGTGTGCATCTTATATACGTTAGATACTTTGTATAATAGGCTATTAATTGAGTTTGCTATCCTATTAGTATATTTACTCAATGGTAAACTACTCTATATTGTTAACAATATCTGACTTTGGGATATATTTACTCTATTCTTTATTTTGCCTTGCTTTGAGACACTTTCTTTTCTGTAATTATATCGCTTACCTTTGAAAAACAATAAATACCTAAGATTAGATTTATCTCATGAAATTATAGATAGCCTTATGAGTAATGTTTATGATGCCTTTATACTTTAGTCTATCACATATCAGTTCAGGTGATATTTTTTTTAAAGTAGCGATTAATAAGTTTATTAATGTAATAGTTATATTATTATCATCTGGTGATCTATGACTTTTATATAGCTTATGTGTTATTTCAGCATCATATACTTTACCTATAGTATTTCTACTAATTTCATTTATAACTGTAGTTTTGCTATATGAAATATTTTTTACTATTTTTGATTCGTCCGTATCCTAAAGTATAAAGTAGGTTTTCTATACAATATCTATCTAAAAGAGTTTAAATGTTGATATAATATATTTATTCCTTATACTTTATTTAGTATTCTTTAAAACCTAATAAACTATATTTGGAATACTCTTTCAGCTATTTATAAACTTTCAGACTACAATCTAAGAAAGACTGTTGATATAAATCTATAAAATTTCTAATCTCACAGTATTAGGATGTACTTTTTAGTAAAAATTAATATGAACTTGTGTTTTTTATGTTTATATCTGCCATTTTTAGCAGGTATAGATATTATTTATCATAACTAAATCATCATACTGACTGCTTTTAACATGTTTAAATAGCATGTTTTAATAATGCTTGAGGCTTATACTTTGACAGTAGAAAAGTAGCTTGTAAAATTAAATCTTCTTTAAAATCTACCAAAGTATTGCTCAATCTTATATCTAATTTTAAACATAAGAATATCCTTAACTTTATGTCTTTTCGTTATTGGTTTGTTTCTAACAGCTTTTCGCAATATATGATCTTTGATATTTCTACTTTTATATATTATCAGCGGTATCATATGACTTATCAGCTAACTCTCTATCACTTAAACTATACCATTGAACTAATAGTAGTAATCTAAATATCATCACACTATCAAAAACAAAGGTCTACCTTGTCTAGATACCTTTAAGTATTTTTCTAAACTTATTAAAACTTATTTAGCTTAACAAATTTATTATCTTAGCCCATAATCTTTCTTCTAAACCTAAAAAGAAAAAATCCATAACAATAAATATCTTTCATATCTATATTTTATAAATTTTGATAAAAATAACCAAAATTAAGTCAATTGTCTCAAACAATCAGACTAGACTAGTTAAAATCATGAAAAACCATCGTGTAGAGTTGAAATATATTACTTTTGCAGAGTTCATAGTTAGTTTTTTCAGAATGAAGAGTGTATTCTATCGGATAAACCTATAGTATACATTCTCGTATAGCTTCACAGTATATTTTCAAAATTAGTATATGATTTTCAAATCCTTGTTTTTTCATTTCAATAATAATATTTCTTATGTGATGTTCAATTTGAATATAATTTGTAAAAGTCATAGCATTATTAGGATCAATTTTTTTATAATAAGCATTTGCATTATTAATTTGCTTTAAAATATTAGAAATATCGATTTTTTTCTGTAACCCTATAAACTGAACATTATCTCTGATAATATCAAAGTCAAAATTATTTATTATATGAAATATGCATTCAATATAGTTTAATCTTTTGTTATTTTTTATATCATCTAACTTTTTAAATTCATATGCTGGCAAATATTTATTAAATGGTATAATAGTGTAAAAAATTTCATACTCATGAGATTTTGGAAAATCAATTTTTTCTTTATACAATTCTGTAGAGAACTTAAAAAAATTAACACCAAAATGAGCTAATTCTTGATTACGATTTTGAAAAATAGATAATGTTCCCTTGATTTTTACACACATTTTTAAAAGTTTTGCCTTTATTTTATTATCTAAATTTATCATATGAACCAAGTCACTATCTAGGTAACTATGGATAACTTGATATTCATCTAATAAATTTAATTTTACTATAGAAGACTTGGTTAATATAGGAGGAGCTGAAAATGGGAAACAATAAATTTTACAATTACCTATTAATTCTTTTTGATTTAATACACCAAACTTGAAGCACAAATAACATACTTGCGCTAATGCTCCACCAAGACTATGACCTGTTATACTAATAGAACTTATAGCTTTGTACTCATCTTTTATAACTTGAATAATACATTTAATATTTTCCACTGTTGTTGCAAAAGCTTTTGCAAAACCATAAGAAATGTCTATGCCTTTTATTGATGTAAAGATTTTTTTATAAACATTTAAGAAATCTTCTATTTTCAAATTCCATTTTGTATTAAAAATTTCCATATCCGTTACCCAATCAGCATTACCATTAGAGAATAATAAAGCTTTTATCAGAGCTGATACAGGATCACCACTTCGACTACCTCTAAATGAAATCGTTAAATTCTTAGTTTTACGATGAAAAGATATGTATCCAAGAATAGACTTCTGATTTTGGTTTGGATTATTTTTTGCAGCACCTGTAAGACCAGTGAAAGCATATATTTCTAAAACCCCATTATCATTTAAAATATTCTTATTCATTTGAAATTCATCATCAATTATACTAACAAAAGCAATCTGATTTTCTTTAAAATAGAGTGGAAGTCCATATACTTTGATTTGATTATTAACCATGTAAACATGATTTTGTAATAAATCAATCGATGAAATAAAGTTATACTCCATGAAGTCTATATTTGAATGTTTATTACTTCTGTCATTAATTATATGTAAATGCTTTAGAATATCTTTTCTATTTTCAACTTTTGTATAAAAAGGATCTAGAGGATTGTGCAAACTAGATGCAAACAACTTATAAGCCATTAATGAATGATCAATGTGTTTTTTATATAAATAAGATAGTTTTTTATCTTCAAAATTAATTTTACCACTTGACATAGTCAAATATTTTCTTAATATTGTGCGCATAGAAGAAGGGTGATTATTACCTGAATTAAGAATTTTGGTTATTTTTTCTACTGAATATTTCGGAGTAAATCTAATATCATTATTAATTTGTTTGATAAATTCGACAGAAATCGATGAACTAAAATAAGATTTTTTTTTATTTTTTAGAGAAAGTATAGTTTCGATATGATCATAATATCCGCAAAGCAATAAACGCATAACAATTTCTTTAAGTAAATCTGCTCGTTCAATACCAGCTGAGCCATGGTGATGTATCAGCTGAGGATTTATTAAAGACGCTTTTGATTTACTTTTATATTCTTCTATACCTTGGATAAAAAATTTGTACATTTATTAAACTCAAATGTTTGTATACGAAATAATAAAATTATATCTAACTATTTCAGTTTAATGAATAAAAAATCAAAATTTAATTGTAAATATGACTTCAATTTTTATTGTATAGCTAGCACTTTTTTATTTGGTTAAGGTAAATTTTTGTGCATGGCCTATTTATATATTTATATTATTATGATGGACTTTATCATCTAAACGAAATAAAAGTGCTAGCTAAGCATAGAAAGCCAGGAAAGCTTAGCAAGTTTTGTCAAATCTGGAGAATACTCTTTCTAAAACGTTTAATTTTAAAAAATAAATTCTATATAGACAATTGACTTAATTTTGGTTATTTTTATCAAAATTTATAAAATATAGATATGAAAGATATTTATTGTTATGGATTTTTTCTTTTTAGGTTTAGAAGAAAGATTATGGGCTAAGATAATAAATTTGTTAAGCTAAATAAGTTTTAATAAGTTTAGAAAAATACTTAAAGGTATCTAGACAAGGTAGACCTTTGTTTTTGATAGTGTGATGATATTTAGATTACTACTATTAGTTCAATGGTATAGTTTAAGTGATAGAGAGTTAGCTGATAAGTCATATGATACCGCTGATAATATATAAAAGTAGAAATATCAAAGATCATATATTGCGAAAAGCTGTTAGAAACAAACCAATAACGAAAAGACATAAAGTTAAGGATATTCTTATGTTTAAAATTAGATATAAGATTGAGCAATACTTTGGTAGATTTTAAAGAAGATTTAATTTTACAAGCTACTTTTCTACTGTCAAAGTATAAGCCTCAAGCATTATTAAAACATGCTATTTAAACATGTTAAAAGCAGTCAGTATGATGATTTAGTTATGATAAATAATATCTATACCTGCTAAAAATGGCAGATATAAACATAAAAAACACAAGTTCATATTAATTTTTACTAAAAAGTACATCCTAATACTGTGAGATTAGAAATTTTATAGATTTATATCAATAGTCTTTGAGATGTCTTTCTTTATAGTAGATACCAATGAATATTATAATTCTTTGTATAATTGCCTCTAACTAGTATAACTGGTTCATTTTGATTATCACTAAGAAATTTAAGATTTTCTTAAGAAAAGTATGCTTTGTCCGCATTGAGTTTGTAAGACCATTTAACAATTCTTTCGTGTGTAATATTATGAGTATTACTTTAAGTAAGTATGAATTTTAGTAGAGAAAGCCTCCAACATTTTGTCCCAGAGTATGGACCTCATTTCCATTAATTTCATAGCTATTGGCACATACATGAGCTTTTATGATCAACGAATCTAGCATAACTTGTTGTCAATCAGCATCTGAAACGTGAGTCATAAGATCATTACAAATACTTTGCCAATTCTTGTAGTGCTTAAAGCTAGACCTGTTATATACATAGACTTCGTGATATAAAGCCGCTGTATTCCTGTCTTTAAACATAAACAAAGATTCTAAGTCTGGACTGATTTTTTGTATATAATCCCTTTTATGATTGTAAAAATTATAATATAGTTGATCAATTAGAGTCAAATATATGGTATTTCAACAGCACCTCATGTAATAATTTTTCGAAAACCATGATTTAACTATATGTTATGCTTTTTTTAAAAAATTCGTTCTTGGAAACTAATAAAAAATCATTATTTATAAAAAAAATGGTTGTTTCATGATTATTATTAAAATAGAATTGACAATAGAAGGTATCAAAGAAAGGAAGTAAAATGTCAAAAAATAATATTCCAAGTTCAAGGTTGATGATAAATTATGAAACTAATGTCGATGGTGTTCTAAAGAAAAAAGAATTGCCATATAGAGTTTTAGTTGTAGGAGATTTATCAAAGGGGAGATCTATAGATGCAAAGGTAGAGTTTACTGATAGGGAGGTAAGAAGAGTAAAAAACGGTGTTGATAGAGTGCTTGAAGACATGAACATATCTTTTGATTTTGAAGTTCCAAATTTTGTTTCAAAAGATCCTAGTAATCTAAAAGTTAATTATAGAATACAGGGTATGAAAGATTTTAGACCTGATGCAGTTGCAAAAAAGGTTCCAGAGATCAGAGCACTATTAGAAATGAAAGAAATACTGGCTTCTTTTGCTAAAGATATTGAAAATAATAGAAATCTAAAAAAAGTTATCGATATGATCTTCTCTGATAATAATGAGTTAGAAGCTTTAAAAAAGAAAATTCCAGCATTAACTAACTATACTATAAAAGATTCTAGTGACTTTATTGATGTTGATTCTCAGGAGTCTAAATAACTCGGAACAAGTAAAAATAAATAACCAAGGAGTATACATGTCAGAGAATAAATTAAGTCTTGCAGAAGAGCTTCTAAATAATTTTGGCGGATCAGCTGAAGTTGAGAATGTATTAAAGAGTATTGATTTTGATGTTTCAGATGATGCTTCTAAAGTATTATCATTGTCTAGTGACTACAATGCTAGGAATCTTATGGCATTGTCATTAGTATTAGCTAATAATCAAGGTATAAGTAACTACAATCAAAAATATATTCAAAAAGTTATTACAGTTATTGATAAACTAATAGATGTGCAAGTTAATGCAATTATCTCAAACGATGAGTTCAAAGCTCTTGAGCAAGAGTGGTTAAAAGTCCAAGAAGTTTGTAAAGAAGATTACAGTAATGTTGAAGTAAGCATTCTTGATGTTAAGAAGGAAGAGTTGCAGTATGATTTCGAAAGAAATTTATATGATATATCGAGTAGTGACTTTTTCAAGAAGGTATATGTATCAGAATTTGATCAATATGGTGGAGAACCATATGGTTCCATATTAGGACTTTATAACTTTGATAATACAACTAATGACATAATGTGGTTGACTGGTATGGGTATGGTTGCTAAAAATTCACATGCACCTTTCATAGCATCAATTGATAAATCATTTTTTGGTGTTAAGGATATTTCTGAGATAACTCAAATAAAAAGTTTTGAAACTTTGTTAGAACATCCAAGATACAAAGAGTGGAATGATTTTAGAAATCTTGATGTAGCTGCTTATATTGGTTTAACAGTTGGTGATTTTATGTTGCGCCAACCTTACAATCCTGAGAATAATCCTGTTCAGTATAAGCTTATGGAAGGTTTTAATGAGTTTGTCAATTACGAGGATAACAATAGTTATTTATGGGGACCATCTTCTATACAGCTAATTAAAAATATAATGAGATCTTATGATAAGACAAGATGGTTTCAGTATGTTAGAGGTGTCGAAAGTGGTGGATATGTCAGAAATCTAGTTTCTTGTGTTTATGATAACAAGGGAGTTTTAGAGACAAGGTCACCTGTGAATGTTTTATTTGCTGATTATATGGAGCTTTCATTAGCAAATATTGGGTTGATTCCATTTGTGGGTGAAAAAGGTACAAGTAATGCTTGTTTCTTCAGTGTCAATTCGGTTAAAAAAGTAGAAGAATTTGTTGATGATTTTGATTCAGCAAATTCAAGGCTAATAGCTAACCTTTCTTATACTATGTGCATATCGAGAATATCTCATTACATAAAATGTGTAATTAGAGATAAGATAGGTAGTGTGGTGGGAACTGAACAAATTCAAAGTATTCTTTCTGATTGGATATCAGAATTTGTAACCACTGTATACCAGCCAACACCTCTAGAAATGGCAAGATATCCATTTAGAAATGTGTCTATTGAAGTTAAGACTATACCAGGCAAGCCGGGATGGTATTCATGTAAAATAAATGTAATACCACATATCCAGTTTGAAGGTATGGGTACTTCAATGACAATAGATACAAGGCTCGAACCAGAGTTATTTGGTTCTAATAAATAATAAATAAGGAGAATGATTATGAGTGAAATGATAACTAGACAACAAGTAACAAGTGGTGAAAGTATTAATGTAATTACTGATGCTACAGCATGTATAGGTTCTCACCCAGAACGTAGATTGTTTGTAGATTCACTAAGTATAGCAGGTGAATCTTTTGATAAAAATCTTGTTGCTATAGAAGGGGGGGATGATGTCACAAAAGCAGACTCAGCAACTGCAGCAGCTAGCGTTATAAGATTAGATATAACACCAGGTTCTATAAATCCTACAATTAGTATTGTTTTTGGGGCTTTAATTAAATCTAGTTTTAGGGTTAAGCTTCAAGAGAAAGTTTCAAGCATATTGAAAGCTGGAGCAACAGATGTGAAAATAAAGCTTGGCAACTCTAATAAAAAACAAGAATACAAAACTGATGATGCATGGGGTATAATGATAGATCTATCTGGATTGGAATTATATCCAATAAGTGCGGAAGCGTTTAGTATTAACATAGAACCTACAGAGCTTATGGGTGTTTCAAAAGATGGTATGCGTTATCATATTATCTCTATTGAAGGTCTTACAACAACAAAAGGGAGTTTACCTGTATGTTGTGCAGCTAGCACAGATAAAGGTGTTGCTAAGATAGGATATATTGCCACTTCTTAATCTTATTGCTACTTCAATAAAAGAGGTATTATAAATGTTATTGGAGAGAATATATTGGGAAGATGGTTTATTATTAGACAGTGATATTTTAGATAGATCAAATTTAGCTATTCTAGAAAGTTCAGCTTTTTCAAATTATCTTCCATTTAACCTTAATAGGGGAATAATTACTTTTGATATAGATACAGAGAGTTTAAATTCAGGTCTTATTCTTGTAAAAGATTTGAAATTATATTTGCAAGATAAAAAAATTATTTTCTTCAATAAAAAATATCCGTTATCTTTGCAAGTTTCTCTTGATCAAATTTCCGAAGAAATTCCTTTATTTTTAAATGTTAGAGAGAAAGTATTAGAAGAAAAAGGTTTTAAATATATCTATAATCAGTTATCACTTTCTTTAGAATATGACCATAGCATGAAGTATAGTACGCAGATAGCTCTATTTCTATTAGATAACGGTAGATTGGTTGCTAAAGATTATGATTTCCCATTACTGACTTTGGATCACTATTTGATGAATGATGTTTTTGTAAGATTAAATAGATTAGTATCTGAGTTGAAAGCTTTTAACCGATTTGTATTTTCTACTTCGAGGTCATATGCTGCAATTCTACTTACTTTTTTGATAAATAAATTCGAGAAAGATTTGGAGTTTGCTGAGTTTAATCGACTAAATAGTTGTCCTAAACAAATATTTGACCTTCTTCACGATATTTATAGTTTAATTGGATCTAATTTAGATAACATTGAAGATTTTGAAAATATTATATTTGATTTTCAAAAACCTATCATTAAGCTTCGTATTTTAGTTGATAAAGTACTTGCTCTTTGTGAATATAAAAGAATTAATAATTTCGTTAAATTTGAATTACATGGTCAGAAATATATTTGTGATAACTTTCCCGAAGAGTTTTTTGTTGCGACAAAGTACTATATTATCGTTAAGAAGAAAGCATCCGTGTTGTCATCTAGTGTCAAATTTAATAATAAAAATGCTTTAAGAATTACAAGCATAAGTAGAAATAAGAATATTGTAACGTTATCCCTTTCAGGAGTTAGACTTTTAGATGTTGAACATTCAATGATTAACTTTACATTTAAAATTGATAATATTGATGCAATATATGAAATACAGAAAGGATCAGAATTGGATTTTATAATTGCTGATAGAAGTGCTACTTTTTCTGCTTTTGAAGAAAGTAAAAACTTTGATTTTTATATTGCATTTTACTGATTAAATGTAAATTTATTAATATAGTTGAAGTTTATGTAATTAGTTGTAGGCGAGTTTCATTATATTGTTCATTTATTTAGTTTCAGTAGGTCTATGTATTTGATCATTTTACTAAAATAA comes from the Francisella persica ATCC VR-331 genome and includes:
- the anmK gene encoding anhydro-N-acetylmuramic acid kinase AnmK, translating into MSEYKYCLGIMSGTSLDGIDVALCKIRGSGLDIDVKLIDFQTYPYSAKLLYDIKQSLDLSTSNAQLLCSLNFKLGIEYANAVKKLVAANSLNLKDIAFIASHGQTIYHQANSDEQFVKSSLQLGDAATIAYECQTIVVSNFRAGDIAAGGNGAPLVPYVDYILYRDKNKSRAFHNIGGIANTTIIRKNANIDDIYAFDTGPGNMMINRAMEVLFNRNYDKDGDIAAAGIVIVDMLQELLDNSYLKQEPPKSTGRELFGIEFTDKIIAKYKQNRPEDIVHTLTMFTAKSIAVAYHDFVFNKQKLDQIIFTGGGAYNKFLIKTISNLLDVEVLTFEDLGENSNAKEAIAFAVLGNETLHQNYNNVPVATGAKNNVILGQINLYK
- a CDS encoding lipase family protein translates to MYKFFIQGIEEYKSKSKASLINPQLIHHHGSAGIERADLLKEIVMRLLLCGYYDHIETILSLKNKKKSYFSSSISVEFIKQINNDIRFTPKYSVEKITKILNSGNNHPSSMRTILRKYLTMSSGKINFEDKKLSYLYKKHIDHSLMAYKLFASSLHNPLDPFYTKVENRKDILKHLHIINDRSNKHSNIDFMEYNFISSIDLLQNHVYMVNNQIKVYGLPLYFKENQIAFVSIIDDEFQMNKNILNDNGVLEIYAFTGLTGAAKNNPNQNQKSILGYISFHRKTKNLTISFRGSRSGDPVSALIKALLFSNGNADWVTDMEIFNTKWNLKIEDFLNVYKKIFTSIKGIDISYGFAKAFATTVENIKCIIQVIKDEYKAISSISITGHSLGGALAQVCYLCFKFGVLNQKELIGNCKIYCFPFSAPPILTKSSIVKLNLLDEYQVIHSYLDSDLVHMINLDNKIKAKLLKMCVKIKGTLSIFQNRNQELAHFGVNFFKFSTELYKEKIDFPKSHEYEIFYTIIPFNKYLPAYEFKKLDDIKNNKRLNYIECIFHIINNFDFDIIRDNVQFIGLQKKIDISNILKQINNANAYYKKIDPNNAMTFTNYIQIEHHIRNIIIEMKKQGFENHILILKIYCEAIRECIL
- the tssB gene encoding type VI secretion system contractile sheath small subunit, whose translation is MSKNNIPSSRLMINYETNVDGVLKKKELPYRVLVVGDLSKGRSIDAKVEFTDREVRRVKNGVDRVLEDMNISFDFEVPNFVSKDPSNLKVNYRIQGMKDFRPDAVAKKVPEIRALLEMKEILASFAKDIENNRNLKKVIDMIFSDNNELEALKKKIPALTNYTIKDSSDFIDVDSQESK
- the tssC gene encoding type VI secretion system contractile sheath large subunit — encoded protein: MSENKLSLAEELLNNFGGSAEVENVLKSIDFDVSDDASKVLSLSSDYNARNLMALSLVLANNQGISNYNQKYIQKVITVIDKLIDVQVNAIISNDEFKALEQEWLKVQEVCKEDYSNVEVSILDVKKEELQYDFERNLYDISSSDFFKKVYVSEFDQYGGEPYGSILGLYNFDNTTNDIMWLTGMGMVAKNSHAPFIASIDKSFFGVKDISEITQIKSFETLLEHPRYKEWNDFRNLDVAAYIGLTVGDFMLRQPYNPENNPVQYKLMEGFNEFVNYEDNNSYLWGPSSIQLIKNIMRSYDKTRWFQYVRGVESGGYVRNLVSCVYDNKGVLETRSPVNVLFADYMELSLANIGLIPFVGEKGTSNACFFSVNSVKKVEEFVDDFDSANSRLIANLSYTMCISRISHYIKCVIRDKIGSVVGTEQIQSILSDWISEFVTTVYQPTPLEMARYPFRNVSIEVKTIPGKPGWYSCKINVIPHIQFEGMGTSMTIDTRLEPELFGSNK
- the iglC gene encoding type VI secretion system tube protein IglC codes for the protein MSEMITRQQVTSGESINVITDATACIGSHPERRLFVDSLSIAGESFDKNLVAIEGGDDVTKADSATAAASVIRLDITPGSINPTISIVFGALIKSSFRVKLQEKVSSILKAGATDVKIKLGNSNKKQEYKTDDAWGIMIDLSGLELYPISAEAFSINIEPTELMGVSKDGMRYHIISIEGLTTTKGSLPVCCAASTDKGVAKIGYIATS
- the tssK gene encoding type VI secretion system baseplate subunit TssK, coding for MLLERIYWEDGLLLDSDILDRSNLAILESSAFSNYLPFNLNRGIITFDIDTESLNSGLILVKDLKLYLQDKKIIFFNKKYPLSLQVSLDQISEEIPLFLNVREKVLEEKGFKYIYNQLSLSLEYDHSMKYSTQIALFLLDNGRLVAKDYDFPLLTLDHYLMNDVFVRLNRLVSELKAFNRFVFSTSRSYAAILLTFLINKFEKDLEFAEFNRLNSCPKQIFDLLHDIYSLIGSNLDNIEDFENIIFDFQKPIIKLRILVDKVLALCEYKRINNFVKFELHGQKYICDNFPEEFFVATKYYIIVKKKASVLSSSVKFNNKNALRITSISRNKNIVTLSLSGVRLLDVEHSMINFTFKIDNIDAIYEIQKGSELDFIIADRSATFSAFEESKNFDFYIAFY